One Dysosmobacter welbionis DNA segment encodes these proteins:
- a CDS encoding methionine ABC transporter permease — MFESIAAFWAEYGNVLTDGVWDTLVMVVISTAFAYLIGLPLGVALILTQPHGIRPHRGVYRVLDWIVNIGRSVPFIILMVAIMPFTRMVVGTTIGVKGAIVPLVVSAAPFIARMVETSLNEVDAGVVEAAQSMGASTLQIVWKVYLPEAKPSLILGGAISLVTILAYTAIAGTVGAGGLGDIAVRYGHQRGITSVMWVTVVFLIILVQVVQLIFNWLSRRIDKRLDQPSGAKKSGPLDLLPRFAHTK, encoded by the coding sequence ATGTTTGAGTCTATTGCAGCCTTCTGGGCCGAATACGGTAATGTGTTGACAGATGGTGTCTGGGATACCCTGGTAATGGTGGTGATCTCCACCGCATTCGCCTATCTGATCGGCCTCCCTCTGGGGGTGGCCCTGATCCTGACCCAGCCCCACGGCATCCGGCCCCACCGGGGCGTCTACCGGGTGCTGGACTGGATCGTCAACATCGGCCGGTCCGTCCCCTTCATCATTCTGATGGTGGCCATTATGCCCTTCACCCGGATGGTGGTGGGCACCACCATCGGCGTCAAAGGCGCCATCGTACCTCTGGTGGTGTCCGCCGCCCCCTTCATCGCCCGGATGGTGGAGACCTCCCTGAACGAGGTAGACGCCGGTGTGGTCGAGGCCGCCCAGTCCATGGGCGCCTCCACCCTCCAGATCGTCTGGAAGGTGTACCTGCCGGAGGCGAAGCCCTCTTTGATCCTGGGGGGCGCCATCTCCCTGGTGACGATTCTGGCCTATACCGCCATCGCTGGCACCGTGGGCGCCGGCGGCCTGGGCGACATCGCCGTCCGGTACGGCCATCAGCGGGGCATCACCTCCGTTATGTGGGTGACGGTGGTGTTCCTGATTATCCTGGTGCAGGTGGTCCAGCTGATTTTCAACTGGCTGTCCCGGCGCATCGATAAGCGGCTGGACCAGCCGTCCGGCGCCAAAAAATCCGGCCCCCTCGATCTCCTGCCCCGCTTTGCCCATACCAAGTGA
- a CDS encoding MATE family efflux transporter, whose amino-acid sequence MAGKQQTHYEIDMCNGPILSKMLRFSIPLMCSSVLQLLFNAADIVVVGRWAGDNSLAAVGSNTALIGLLTNLFVGLAVGANTLAAKYYGARDRDALHRVVHTSILLSIISGLVLTVVGVFGARTILIWMQTPENVLDLATLYLRIYFLGMTATMVYNFGAALLRAEGDTQRPLYFLSLAGVVNIVLNLFFVIVCKLDVAGVAIATVISQCISASLVLRCMVKDTGPLHLDLKKMRLHPQAMRQILRIGLPAGFQGILFSLSNVVIQSSVNTFGEVIMAGNSAAANIEQFVYVSMNAMYQATISFTSQNYGAGNYHRIRKIMIRAQGCVLVVGLVLGNAATLAGRVLLSIYTTSPPVIEAGLVRMGIVCTTYALCGMMDVMVGGLRGIGYSIMPMLVSLVGACGLRLLWIATIFQLPQFHTIQTIYWSYPISWAITFGVHVICFLWAMKKVKRQLLPEGAPAPVEVPPLWKRRPFPNKKKAAGIRWIPAAFPFTALAAA is encoded by the coding sequence ATGGCAGGCAAGCAGCAGACTCATTATGAGATCGATATGTGCAACGGCCCTATTCTCTCCAAGATGCTGCGGTTCTCCATCCCGCTAATGTGCTCCAGCGTACTGCAGCTACTGTTCAACGCGGCGGATATCGTGGTGGTGGGCCGCTGGGCCGGGGACAACTCCCTGGCGGCAGTGGGGTCCAACACCGCGCTGATCGGCCTGCTGACCAACCTGTTTGTAGGTCTGGCCGTGGGTGCCAATACCCTGGCGGCCAAATACTACGGCGCCCGAGACAGAGACGCGCTCCACCGGGTAGTCCACACCTCCATCCTACTGAGCATCATCAGCGGCCTGGTGTTGACAGTGGTGGGCGTCTTCGGTGCCCGGACCATTCTGATCTGGATGCAGACCCCGGAGAACGTGTTGGATCTGGCCACGCTGTATCTGCGGATCTACTTCCTGGGCATGACGGCCACCATGGTCTACAACTTCGGCGCCGCCCTGCTGCGGGCGGAGGGCGATACCCAGCGGCCGCTGTACTTCCTCTCCCTGGCGGGAGTCGTCAACATCGTGCTGAATCTCTTCTTCGTCATCGTCTGCAAGCTGGACGTGGCAGGTGTGGCCATCGCCACCGTGATCTCCCAGTGCATCTCCGCCTCCCTGGTGCTCCGCTGCATGGTGAAGGATACCGGCCCGCTGCACCTGGATCTCAAGAAGATGCGGCTCCACCCCCAGGCCATGCGGCAGATCCTCCGCATCGGCCTGCCCGCCGGATTCCAGGGGATTCTCTTCTCCCTGTCCAACGTGGTGATCCAGTCCTCCGTCAATACCTTCGGTGAGGTCATCATGGCTGGCAACTCCGCTGCGGCCAACATTGAGCAGTTCGTATACGTGTCTATGAACGCCATGTATCAGGCCACCATTTCCTTCACCAGCCAGAACTACGGCGCCGGTAACTACCACCGCATCCGCAAGATCATGATCCGCGCCCAGGGCTGCGTGCTGGTGGTGGGGCTGGTGCTGGGCAACGCCGCCACGCTGGCAGGTCGGGTACTGCTGTCCATCTACACCACCAGTCCCCCGGTCATTGAGGCCGGATTGGTGCGGATGGGCATCGTCTGCACCACCTATGCCCTCTGCGGCATGATGGACGTGATGGTGGGCGGCCTGCGCGGCATCGGCTACTCCATCATGCCCATGCTGGTGTCCCTGGTGGGCGCCTGCGGCCTGCGGCTGCTGTGGATCGCCACCATTTTTCAGCTGCCCCAGTTCCACACCATCCAGACGATCTACTGGTCCTATCCCATCAGCTGGGCTATTACCTTCGGCGTCCACGTGATCTGTTTCCTGTGGGCCATGAAAAAGGTCAAGCGCCAGCTGCTGCCGGAGGGCGCGCCCGCGCCGGTGGAAGTCCCCCCACTTTGGAAGAGGAGACCGTTTCCGAATAAGAAAAAAGCGGCGGGAATCCGATGGATTCCCGCCGCTTTTCCTTTTACAGCCCTAGCCGCTGCTTGA
- a CDS encoding C40 family peptidase: protein MTHFAGRAGKVLFLSVLTAMLLAATALAADIATGAGCTTGSSLRLRAEPSTSASVVTTLDKSVAVAILDDSVDGWYKIAYNGSTGYVSADYLNVDQDNVFTTYGRVNSDGVNVRSDASTDSSVLATIEEDAIVTVNGLVDGWYDVTCEYGTEGYIRSDFLDLTESSSSNSDIAATAKQYLGTGYVYGGASPRGFDCSGFTMYVYSQHGYSLPHSATSQWQSGLGTRVYSISELQPGDLVFFNDPSRNAGKACSHAGIYTGDGQFIHSSSSRSGGVIVSSLTSGYYNTYFVGGIQV from the coding sequence ATGACGCACTTCGCAGGCAGAGCAGGCAAGGTCCTGTTCCTCTCCGTTCTCACCGCAATGCTGCTGGCGGCCACCGCCCTGGCAGCGGACATCGCCACCGGCGCCGGCTGCACCACAGGTTCTTCCCTGCGGCTGCGGGCCGAGCCCTCTACCTCCGCCTCCGTGGTCACCACGCTGGACAAGAGTGTGGCGGTGGCGATCTTGGATGACTCCGTGGACGGCTGGTACAAGATCGCCTACAACGGCAGCACCGGCTATGTGTCTGCTGACTACCTGAACGTAGATCAGGACAATGTCTTCACTACATACGGCCGCGTCAATTCCGACGGCGTGAACGTCCGCTCCGACGCCTCTACCGACAGCTCTGTGCTGGCCACCATTGAGGAGGACGCCATCGTCACGGTCAACGGCTTGGTGGACGGCTGGTACGACGTCACCTGTGAGTACGGCACCGAGGGTTACATCCGCAGCGACTTCCTGGACCTGACGGAGTCTTCCTCCTCCAACAGCGACATCGCGGCCACCGCCAAGCAGTACCTGGGCACGGGTTATGTGTACGGCGGCGCCTCTCCCCGCGGCTTTGACTGCTCCGGCTTCACCATGTACGTGTACAGCCAGCACGGCTACTCCCTGCCCCACTCCGCCACCAGCCAGTGGCAGAGTGGCCTGGGCACCCGGGTATACTCTATCTCCGAGCTGCAGCCCGGCGATCTGGTGTTCTTCAACGATCCCAGCCGCAACGCCGGCAAGGCATGTTCCCATGCCGGTATCTACACGGGAGATGGGCAGTTCATCCACTCCTCCTCTTCCCGCAGCGGCGGTGTCATCGTCAGCAGCCTGACCAGCGGGTACTACAATACCTATTTTGTGGGCGGTATCCAGGTGTAA
- a CDS encoding methionine ABC transporter ATP-binding protein produces MIQIQHLYKTFGTGENAVHALEDISLDIQKGEIFGIIGLSGAGKSTLVRCMNLLERPTSGTVIVDGKDMTALSEKELRLARRNVTMIFQSFNLLMQRTVLKNVCFPMELSGTPAAQARKRALELLDLVGLREKADAYPSQLSGGQKQRVAIARALATDPKVLLCDEATSALDPTTTASILALLKDLNEKLGVTVVVITHQMSVIEEICSRVAILDGGVVAEQGKVEDIFSNPHTDAARRLVYPGGVSLEQYPAGTHAVRVAFNGGTAYQPLIASLAIDLGVKVNILGADTRNIEGRAFGTMLLGLPDNPNEAAKALSYIRAQPNVSAEEVEYHV; encoded by the coding sequence ATCATTCAAATTCAGCACCTGTACAAGACCTTTGGAACGGGTGAAAACGCCGTCCATGCCCTGGAGGACATCAGCCTGGACATCCAGAAGGGGGAGATCTTCGGAATTATCGGTCTCTCCGGCGCCGGCAAGAGCACCCTGGTGCGGTGCATGAACCTGCTGGAGCGTCCCACCTCCGGCACCGTGATCGTGGACGGGAAGGATATGACGGCCCTTAGCGAAAAAGAGCTGCGGCTGGCCCGTCGGAACGTCACTATGATCTTCCAAAGCTTCAACCTGCTAATGCAGCGGACGGTGCTGAAAAACGTCTGCTTCCCCATGGAGCTCAGCGGTACCCCCGCTGCCCAGGCCAGAAAGCGGGCCCTGGAGCTGCTGGACCTGGTGGGCCTGCGGGAGAAAGCGGATGCCTATCCCTCCCAGCTCTCCGGCGGACAGAAGCAGCGGGTGGCCATCGCCAGGGCCCTGGCCACGGACCCCAAGGTCCTGCTGTGTGACGAAGCCACCTCCGCCTTGGATCCCACCACCACCGCCTCCATCCTGGCCTTGCTGAAGGACCTGAACGAGAAGCTTGGGGTCACCGTGGTGGTCATCACCCACCAGATGAGCGTCATCGAAGAGATCTGCTCCCGGGTGGCGATCCTGGACGGCGGTGTGGTGGCTGAACAGGGCAAGGTGGAGGACATCTTCTCCAATCCCCATACGGATGCGGCCCGGCGGCTGGTGTACCCCGGTGGCGTCAGCCTGGAACAGTATCCGGCAGGTACTCACGCCGTCCGCGTGGCCTTCAACGGCGGTACGGCGTATCAGCCCCTGATCGCGTCTCTCGCCATCGACCTGGGGGTGAAGGTCAATATTCTGGGTGCCGACACCCGCAACATCGAGGGCAGGGCCTTCGGCACCATGCTGCTTGGGCTGCCGGACAACCCCAATGAGGCCGCCAAAGCCCTCAGCTATATCCGGGCGCAGCCCAATGTCTCTGCGGAGGAGGTGGAATACCATGTTTGA
- a CDS encoding CatA-like O-acetyltransferase: MNWRTVDMSRESRRDQFAYFQTLSNPYVGVTVQVDVTELAVWCRERGTSFFLAVLYAAVRAANGVPELRRRIRGDQVVEYDRCPSSHTVALPDGTYCYCSLEVDRPFREFLPYAAAEQERVKAAPTLEDGEDGESLFFVSCVPWLSYTALTQPTPTPADSNPRITWGRWHRQEGRTLLPMTLLANHALVDGIHIARFYENLDRELAALCGGEKTEY, from the coding sequence ATGAATTGGCGGACGGTGGACATGTCCCGGGAGTCCCGGCGGGACCAATTTGCGTATTTTCAGACCCTGTCCAACCCCTATGTGGGGGTGACGGTGCAGGTGGATGTGACGGAGCTGGCAGTCTGGTGCCGGGAGAGAGGAACGAGCTTCTTTCTGGCGGTGCTGTACGCTGCGGTCCGAGCGGCCAACGGCGTGCCGGAGCTGCGGCGGCGCATCCGGGGCGATCAGGTGGTGGAGTACGACCGCTGCCCCTCCTCCCATACGGTGGCTCTGCCGGACGGGACCTACTGCTACTGCAGCCTGGAGGTGGACCGGCCCTTCCGGGAGTTCCTGCCCTACGCGGCGGCGGAGCAGGAGCGGGTGAAGGCGGCGCCCACCCTGGAGGACGGAGAGGACGGGGAGAGCCTGTTCTTTGTCTCCTGTGTCCCGTGGCTGTCCTACACGGCCCTGACCCAGCCAACCCCAACGCCGGCGGACAGCAATCCCCGCATCACCTGGGGCCGCTGGCACCGACAGGAGGGCCGGACTCTGCTGCCTATGACGCTGCTGGCCAACCATGCTTTGGTGGACGGCATCCACATCGCCCGGTTCTATGAGAATCTGGACCGGGAGCTGGCCGCCCTCTGCGGCGGGGAGAAAACAGAGTACTGA
- a CDS encoding DUF368 domain-containing protein, producing MRRKRDRNFGIRWLRDLLCGVLIGAGAILPGVSGGVLAVVFDIYRPFMEVLTHPREAIPKYWRWFLPIGLGCAIGFLGFAKGIAAAIDVSSTVTTWLFIGLIVGTVPSLFREAGKEGRSIGSWVSMAVCAGAIFFSLFYVGKVICVTVEPNFWWYNFCGALWGMSLVIPGLTSSSVMMALGLYQPMLEGLARLDFLVLSACLPGMVLTILLLARLVSWFFRKHYSIAFHGIFGIVLASTLVIIPTSYVGAWEIVLSAVCCIGGFLLAYFMARLDRRIQENGRA from the coding sequence TTGAGGCGGAAGCGGGATCGGAATTTTGGCATACGCTGGCTGCGGGACCTGCTGTGCGGCGTCCTGATCGGGGCCGGCGCCATCCTGCCGGGGGTTTCCGGCGGGGTGCTGGCGGTGGTGTTCGACATCTACCGTCCCTTTATGGAGGTGCTGACCCATCCCCGGGAGGCCATCCCCAAATACTGGCGGTGGTTTCTGCCCATCGGGCTGGGGTGCGCCATCGGCTTTCTGGGCTTTGCCAAGGGCATCGCCGCGGCCATCGACGTGTCCAGCACCGTCACTACCTGGCTGTTCATCGGCCTGATCGTGGGCACGGTCCCATCTCTCTTCCGGGAGGCGGGGAAGGAGGGACGCAGCATCGGCTCTTGGGTCAGCATGGCGGTGTGCGCCGGCGCCATCTTCTTCAGTCTGTTTTACGTAGGAAAAGTGATTTGCGTCACCGTGGAACCCAATTTCTGGTGGTATAACTTCTGCGGCGCCCTTTGGGGCATGAGTCTGGTGATTCCAGGGCTGACCTCCTCCTCGGTAATGATGGCCCTGGGGCTGTACCAGCCCATGCTGGAAGGGCTGGCCCGGCTGGACTTCCTGGTGCTCTCCGCCTGCCTGCCGGGGATGGTGCTGACAATCCTGCTGCTGGCAAGGCTGGTGAGCTGGTTCTTCCGGAAGCACTACTCCATCGCTTTCCACGGGATCTTCGGCATCGTGCTGGCCTCCACATTGGTTATCATCCCCACCAGTTATGTGGGCGCGTGGGAGATTGTGCTGTCGGCGGTCTGCTGCATCGGCGGCTTTTTGCTGGCCTACTTCATGGCCCGGCTGGACCGGCGGATCCAGGAGAACGGCAGGGCCTGA
- a CDS encoding penicillin-binding transpeptidase domain-containing protein, with the protein MKKIERRAFVCLALALLLAAGLGFFLVKYFLDGGSWASSAFNRHLYNSSGQLASGTVLDRDGDVLSEVVDGQRTYYDNATVRKATLHAVGDLQGNIGTGALNAFADKLTGYSLLNGAFGAQRGNDLYLTIDARYNYTAYEALGGKSGTVAVYNYETGEILCMVSAPSYDPLNVPEDITTNDRYKGAYLNRFLSSTFTPGSVYKTVTLAAALEDIPDLADRTWTCSGSVQMGDETIICSGTHGEQDIASAFANSCNVAFAQIAQELGPGTLEKYTEQAGLTGSYSISGLPTAKGSFDFDNITDGQLGWAGVGQYHDQVNPAALMIYMGAIANGGKAAEPYLILRTESALGLPSLPHFTTRTGTLISADTAAALADLMANNVTQTYGASRFPNMDICAKSGTAEVGEGQTPHAWFAGFLRGRRRLTPLWCWWRTAAAGPLWRAAWPPRFWMSSSTDIDTKAGAR; encoded by the coding sequence ATGAAGAAAATTGAGCGGCGGGCCTTTGTCTGTCTGGCGCTGGCGCTGCTGCTGGCGGCGGGCCTGGGATTCTTCCTGGTGAAATACTTCCTGGACGGCGGCAGCTGGGCGTCCTCCGCCTTCAACCGCCACCTGTACAATAGCAGCGGCCAGCTTGCCAGCGGCACGGTGCTGGACCGGGACGGGGACGTGCTCTCCGAGGTGGTGGACGGACAGCGCACCTATTACGACAATGCCACCGTCCGCAAGGCCACTCTCCATGCGGTGGGGGACCTACAGGGTAATATCGGCACCGGGGCCCTGAATGCCTTTGCCGACAAGCTGACCGGGTACAGCCTGCTGAACGGCGCCTTCGGCGCCCAGCGGGGGAACGACCTGTATCTGACCATTGACGCCCGGTATAACTATACCGCCTATGAGGCGCTTGGCGGCAAGTCCGGCACCGTGGCGGTCTACAACTACGAAACCGGAGAGATTCTGTGTATGGTCTCAGCCCCCAGCTACGACCCCCTGAACGTGCCGGAGGACATCACCACCAACGACCGGTACAAGGGCGCCTATCTGAACCGTTTCCTATCCTCTACTTTCACGCCGGGATCCGTGTACAAGACCGTGACCCTGGCGGCGGCTCTGGAGGATATCCCAGACCTGGCGGATCGGACCTGGACCTGCTCCGGCAGCGTCCAGATGGGGGACGAGACCATCATCTGCTCCGGCACCCACGGGGAGCAGGACATCGCCTCCGCCTTCGCCAACAGCTGCAACGTGGCCTTCGCCCAGATCGCCCAGGAGCTGGGGCCGGGCACTCTGGAGAAGTACACGGAGCAGGCGGGCCTGACCGGCAGCTATTCCATCAGCGGCCTGCCTACGGCAAAGGGCTCCTTTGACTTTGACAACATCACCGACGGTCAGCTGGGCTGGGCCGGCGTGGGACAGTACCACGACCAGGTGAACCCGGCGGCGCTGATGATCTACATGGGCGCCATCGCAAACGGCGGCAAGGCGGCGGAGCCGTATCTGATCCTCCGGACCGAGAGCGCCCTGGGTCTGCCGTCCCTGCCCCACTTCACCACCAGGACCGGCACGCTGATTTCTGCCGATACGGCGGCTGCGCTGGCGGACCTGATGGCCAACAACGTGACCCAGACTTACGGCGCCAGCCGCTTTCCCAATATGGACATCTGCGCCAAGTCCGGCACCGCTGAGGTGGGGGAGGGCCAGACGCCCCACGCCTGGTTCGCCGGCTTCCTCCGGGGGAGGAGACGCCTTACGCCTTTGTGGTGCTGGTGGAGAACGGCGGCGGCGGGTCCTCTGTGGCGGGCGGCGTGGCCGCCAAGGTTCTGGATGTCATCGTCAACGGATATTGATACGAAAGCGGGAGCAAGATGA
- a CDS encoding EamA family transporter yields the protein MWFWLSLIALLCWSGSDLFSKIGCRDARDKYSHLKMVMAVGVVMGLHAAYEVFVGGTVINLDIILTYLPVSILYILSMAMGYVGLRYIELSISSPICNSSGALVAVLAILFDGIAGYSPLALFAVALVCVGAVGLGVVEAREDDELRIERQKASNYKYTKSFMALAMPAAYCVLDAAGTFADSRVLEIISRTVEDYEASANVAYELTFLLAAVVCFVYVVLIKRDRLVPKMEAPKYLGAVCETAGQFAYIYAIADTEHLAMSAPIIASYCAASVLWSRIFLKEKLSWKHYAMIALIVAGIAIMGVFDL from the coding sequence ATGTGGTTTTGGCTCTCTCTGATCGCGCTGCTCTGCTGGAGCGGCTCCGACCTCTTTTCCAAAATCGGCTGCCGCGATGCCCGGGACAAGTACAGCCACCTGAAAATGGTGATGGCCGTGGGCGTTGTCATGGGCCTTCACGCGGCCTACGAGGTCTTTGTGGGCGGTACGGTCATCAATCTGGACATCATCCTGACATACCTGCCCGTCTCGATCCTGTACATTCTCTCTATGGCCATGGGCTATGTGGGCCTGCGGTACATTGAGCTGTCCATCTCCTCCCCTATCTGCAACTCCTCCGGCGCCCTGGTAGCTGTGCTGGCTATCCTCTTTGACGGCATCGCCGGATACTCCCCCCTGGCCCTGTTCGCCGTGGCGCTGGTGTGTGTGGGCGCCGTGGGCCTGGGTGTGGTGGAGGCCCGGGAGGATGACGAACTGCGCATCGAGCGGCAGAAGGCAAGCAACTACAAGTACACCAAGAGCTTCATGGCCCTGGCCATGCCTGCGGCTTACTGCGTGCTGGACGCTGCCGGCACCTTTGCCGACAGCCGGGTGCTGGAGATCATCAGCCGCACCGTGGAGGACTACGAGGCCAGCGCCAACGTGGCCTATGAGCTGACGTTCCTGCTGGCCGCCGTGGTGTGCTTCGTCTATGTGGTGCTCATCAAGCGGGACCGGCTGGTGCCGAAGATGGAGGCCCCCAAGTATCTGGGCGCCGTCTGCGAGACCGCTGGACAGTTCGCCTACATCTACGCCATCGCGGACACGGAGCATCTGGCCATGTCCGCGCCCATCATCGCCTCCTACTGCGCGGCCTCCGTGCTGTGGAGCCGGATCTTCCTGAAGGAGAAGCTCTCCTGGAAGCACTACGCCATGATCGCGCTGATCGTGGCGGGCATTGCCATCATGGGCGTGTTCGATCTGTAA
- a CDS encoding AbrB/MazE/SpoVT family DNA-binding domain-containing protein — MPGGKHMLGMSKNRVFGTAKVGDRGQIVIPQEARRFFGISPGDTLLILGNEVSGLVVTKPQVLSDLADEILGTTEEDHGNCDHV; from the coding sequence ATGCCTGGAGGCAAACACATGCTGGGCATGTCCAAAAACCGGGTCTTTGGCACTGCCAAAGTGGGCGACCGGGGACAGATCGTCATCCCGCAGGAGGCCCGCCGGTTCTTTGGCATCTCTCCCGGAGACACCCTGCTGATTTTGGGCAATGAGGTCAGCGGCCTGGTGGTGACAAAGCCCCAGGTCCTCAGCGACCTGGCAGATGAAATTTTGGGAACAACGGAGGAAGACCATGGAAATTGTGACCATGTATGA
- a CDS encoding FtsW/RodA/SpoVE family cell cycle protein gives MEILQGLLDNLTALLAAHPLAGEWYMAFVRFLFPALAVLILYRAVRSLLRIPHTPENWGQLSLPNGTSLPLTHWENILGRSKTADIYLNYPSISRQHAALCRGEDENWTLYDLGSKGGTAVNGEKVASSVPVKLGDTITLGGVPLIFLPQTVAEREEQEAKRRAERPAAIWPSFLWLTVFQVLACLQLLVAAGTEATIAIPLAFLGLTVLMWLYYAALRATRCVGFEMETIAFFLSTLSLSITASSAQSSLFKQFLAILLGLALFLVLGLFLRDLSRVQKNRWLMAAAAIGLLGITLVIGNSKYGAVNWISIGGMSFQPSEIAKICYIFAGAATLERLFHKRNLTLFIVLTGVCIGLLGLMSDFGTAAIFFVTFLVIAYMRSGDFATLSLICGGAVFGAGIILKFKPYILSRFASWGHAWEAASTTGYQQTRTMSAAASGGLLGMGAGNGWLHNVAAADTDLVFGMLCEEWGLLIAVLAVGAIITLAFFAARACRVGRSSFYTIAACAASSLLVFQTCLNVFGSVDLLPLTGVTFPFVSNGGSAMMSAWGLLAYLKATDTRENASFAIARKHQRRLTQAARRRVEPIGDPFGTEKEERHEEN, from the coding sequence ATGGAGATTCTGCAGGGGCTGCTGGACAACCTGACGGCCCTGCTGGCGGCACATCCGCTGGCGGGGGAGTGGTATATGGCCTTTGTGCGCTTTCTGTTTCCGGCTCTGGCCGTGCTGATCCTGTACCGGGCGGTCCGCTCTCTGCTGCGGATTCCCCACACGCCGGAGAACTGGGGCCAGCTGAGCCTGCCAAACGGCACGTCCCTGCCCCTGACCCACTGGGAGAACATCCTGGGCCGGAGCAAGACGGCGGACATCTATCTGAACTATCCCAGCATCTCCCGGCAGCATGCCGCCCTCTGCCGGGGCGAAGATGAGAACTGGACGCTGTACGACCTGGGGTCCAAGGGCGGCACGGCGGTGAATGGGGAGAAGGTGGCGTCCTCCGTTCCCGTGAAGCTGGGGGATACCATCACTTTAGGGGGCGTGCCGTTGATCTTCCTGCCTCAGACCGTGGCGGAGCGGGAGGAGCAGGAGGCGAAGCGCCGGGCGGAGCGCCCCGCCGCCATCTGGCCGTCTTTCCTGTGGCTGACGGTGTTTCAGGTGCTGGCCTGTCTGCAGCTGCTCGTGGCCGCCGGGACTGAGGCCACCATCGCCATCCCCCTGGCCTTCCTGGGGCTGACGGTGCTGATGTGGCTCTATTACGCGGCCCTGCGGGCCACTCGCTGCGTGGGCTTTGAGATGGAGACCATCGCCTTCTTCCTCTCCACGCTGTCACTGTCCATCACTGCCTCCAGTGCCCAGAGCAGTCTGTTCAAGCAGTTCCTGGCTATTTTGCTGGGGCTGGCGCTGTTTTTGGTGCTGGGACTGTTCCTGCGGGACCTCAGCCGGGTGCAGAAGAACCGCTGGCTCATGGCGGCCGCCGCCATCGGCCTGCTGGGCATCACCCTGGTGATCGGCAACTCCAAATACGGCGCCGTCAACTGGATCTCCATTGGCGGCATGTCCTTCCAGCCGTCGGAGATCGCCAAGATCTGCTATATCTTCGCCGGCGCCGCCACACTGGAGCGGCTGTTCCACAAGCGGAACCTGACCCTCTTCATCGTGTTGACAGGCGTGTGTATCGGCCTGCTGGGCCTGATGAGCGACTTCGGCACCGCGGCCATTTTCTTCGTCACCTTCCTGGTGATCGCCTATATGCGGTCCGGGGATTTCGCCACACTGTCTTTGATCTGCGGCGGCGCTGTGTTTGGAGCGGGCATCATTTTGAAGTTCAAGCCCTATATCCTCAGCCGCTTCGCCTCCTGGGGCCACGCTTGGGAGGCCGCCTCCACCACCGGCTACCAGCAGACCCGCACCATGTCCGCCGCCGCCTCCGGGGGCCTTTTGGGTATGGGGGCCGGCAACGGCTGGCTCCATAACGTGGCGGCGGCGGACACAGACCTGGTGTTCGGTATGCTGTGCGAGGAGTGGGGGCTGCTGATCGCCGTGCTGGCAGTGGGCGCCATCATCACGTTGGCGTTTTTCGCCGCACGGGCCTGCCGGGTGGGGAGGTCCAGCTTTTACACCATCGCAGCCTGCGCGGCATCGTCCCTGCTGGTGTTTCAGACCTGCCTGAACGTGTTCGGTTCCGTGGACCTGCTGCCCCTCACCGGCGTCACGTTCCCCTTTGTCTCCAACGGCGGCTCCGCTATGATGTCCGCGTGGGGGCTCCTAGCCTATCTGAAGGCCACAGATACCCGGGAGAACGCCAGCTTTGCCATCGCCCGCAAGCACCAGCGGCGCCTGACCCAGGCGGCCCGCCGGCGGGTGGAGCCGATAGGGGACCCCTTCGGCACGGAAAAGGAGGAACGCCATGAAGAAAATTGA
- a CDS encoding MetQ/NlpA family ABC transporter substrate-binding protein, with the protein MPILAEQGIELVVNEYSDYVVPNTAVEDGDEDANYFQHLPYLEEFNETRGTHLVSVAGVHIEPMGIYAGRVSSLEDLPDGAVIAVPNDATNEGRALLLLEAQGLITLDDSSNLTATPNNIVDNPKNLEFQELEAATIPSVLADVDLAVINSNYALGAGLNPTTDALAIESSDSPYVNVLVVKEGNENNEAIQALVDALHSDTIRDYITETFDGAVVPAF; encoded by the coding sequence GTGCCCATCCTGGCGGAGCAGGGCATCGAGCTGGTGGTCAACGAGTACAGCGACTACGTGGTGCCCAACACCGCCGTGGAGGACGGCGACGAGGACGCCAACTACTTCCAGCACCTGCCCTATCTGGAGGAGTTCAACGAGACCCGCGGCACCCATCTGGTGAGCGTGGCCGGCGTCCACATCGAGCCCATGGGCATCTATGCGGGCCGGGTCTCCTCCCTGGAGGATCTGCCCGACGGCGCCGTCATTGCCGTTCCCAACGATGCCACCAATGAGGGCCGCGCCCTCCTGCTGCTGGAGGCCCAGGGCCTGATTACCCTGGACGACAGCTCCAACCTGACCGCCACTCCCAACAACATTGTGGACAATCCCAAGAATCTGGAGTTCCAGGAGCTGGAGGCCGCCACCATCCCCAGCGTGCTTGCGGACGTGGATCTGGCCGTCATCAACTCCAACTACGCCCTGGGCGCCGGCCTGAACCCCACCACAGACGCTCTGGCCATCGAGTCCAGCGACTCCCCCTATGTCAACGTACTGGTGGTGAAGGAGGGCAATGAGAACAACGAGGCTATTCAGGCCCTGGTGGATGCTCTCCACTCCGACACCATCCGGGACTACATCACCGAGACCTTCGACGGCGCCGTAGTACCTGCCTTCTAA